One window from the genome of Cryptomeria japonica chromosome 6, Sugi_1.0, whole genome shotgun sequence encodes:
- the LOC131876682 gene encoding uncharacterized protein LOC131876682, which produces MEKLCLALVFTTQKLRHYILHVETWVIDKNDILKHLFANFDLSGRLAKWVMLLFEFKLHLITQKSIKGQVIAIQLANAPSDKPFPTLDLFPNEDVLIIEQDSIWDMYFDGSRCQTGSSTGVVFVSPEGKPVPLSFYLEFHCTNNIAKYEALIAGLCAVIAMGVKNIQIHGDYELIVNQVMGAYRVKQLKLS; this is translated from the coding sequence ATGGAAAAATTATGCTTAGCTCTTGTCTTCACAACTCAAAAGCTGAGACACTACATCCTTCATGTAGAAACATGGGTCATTGATAAGAATGATATCCTCAAGCACCTCTTTGCAAATTTTGATCTCTCAGGAAGGCTGGCCAAGTGGGTGATGCTTCTCTTTGAGTTTAAACTTCACTTAATAACTCAAAAGTCAAttaaagggcaggtcattgcaatTCAACTAGCTAACGCCCCCTCAGACAAGCCTTTCCCCACCTTAGACCTCTTCCCCAATGAGGATGTTCTAATCATTGAGCAAGACTCTatatgggacatgtattttgatggttcaaggtgTCAAACTGGCTCAAGCACAGGTGTGGTTTTTGTCTCACCTGAAGGAAAGCCAGTTCCTCTTTCTTTCTATTTAgaattccattgtaccaataacatcgcCAAGTATGAGGCCCTGATAGCAGGACTCTGTGCCGTGATTGCCATGGGAGTAAAGAACATCCAAATCCATGGAGATTATGAACTTATTGTAAACCAAGTGATGGGTGCCTATCGTGTTAAACAATTGAAGTTATCTTAG